In one Grus americana isolate bGruAme1 chromosome 1, bGruAme1.mat, whole genome shotgun sequence genomic region, the following are encoded:
- the TMPRSS6 gene encoding transmembrane protease serine 6 isoform X2 → MDIAAVLPHSEWFLWVTAARWQVHTDMSDLWKNSGWLISGVCLSSDSGEEEKGYLTCYFSVREGALTFFFWFALQIPESQQEELTVEKVNTMLHQELSISFNSSGSLSYQTEYKVNPDSLVLLESSVKDIVVLKSTLGCYRYSYVQEDDFLRLEGPDYLASSCLWHLHSLKGYMIKLRLEWTLPDCRDRLAMYDAAGPLEKHLITSIYGCSRQEPVAEVLSSGSVMSIVWKKAMYSYYDPFILSAQAVPLRGCEVNITLREGLELQGKIGTPHYPSYYSPNTQCTWHMTVPSLDYGVTLWFDAYALSRQKHDLPCTQGQWIIQNRRLCGLRTLQAYAERIPVTSSANITIIFTSQISLTGPGVQAAYSLYNLSDPCPGEFLCLVNGLCVPACDGIKDCPNGLDERNCVCPAKFQCREDSTCIEFSRVCNQQLDCINGSDEEQCSEGVPCGPFTYRCEDGTCVKKPNPLCDTTADCKDLSDEKRCDCGLQASLSRIVGGANSVEGEWPWQASLQVRGRHICGGTLIADRWVVSAAHCFQDERLASASIWTVYLGKYLQNATSHTEVSFKVIRLFLHPYYEEDSHDYDVALLQLDHPVITSPLIQPICLPAPSHLFEPGLHCWITGWGALKEGGHISNVLQKVDVQLIQQDICSEAYHYMISPRMLCAGYHKGKKDACQGDSGGPLACKEPSGRWFLAGLVSWGMGCARPNHYGVYTRITQVLGWMNQTMS, encoded by the exons ATGGATATAGCAGCTGTCCTGCCCCACTCAGAGTGGTTCCTCTGGGTCACGGCAGCGAGATGGCAAGTCCACACAGATATGTCTGATTTGTGGAAAAACAGTGGGTGGTTAATCTCTGGGGTTTGCCTCTCCAGTGATtctggagaggaagaaaaaggatattTGACATGCTATTTCTCTGTTAGGGAGGGGGCTCTGACCTTCTTCTTCTGGTTTGCCCTCCAAATCCCTGAGAGTCAGCAGGAGGAGTTGACTGTTGAGAAGGTAAACACAATGCTCCACCAAGAGCTCTCCATCAGCTTCAACAGTTCGGGCAGCCTGTCCTACCAGACAGAGTACAAGGTCAACCCAGACTCGCTGGTTCTGCTGG AATCCAGTGTGAAAGACATAGTAGTGCTGAAATCCACTCTGG GTTGCTACAGGTACAGCTATGTCCAGGAGGATGACTTCCTAAGGCTGGAGGGCCCTGACTACTTGGCCTCCAGTTGTCTTTGGCACCTCCACAGCCTCAAGGGCTACATGATTAAGCTACGCCTGGAGTGGACTCTCCCAGACTGCAGGGACCGCCTGGCTATGTACGACGCAGCTGGGCCCCTGGAGAAACATCTCATCACCTC GATCTACGGCTGTAGCCGGCAGGAGCCCGTTGCAGAAGTCCTTTCATCCGGCTCTGTCATGTCCATTGTGTGGAAGAAAGCCATGTACAGCTACTACGACCCCTTCATCCTCTCAGCGCAGGCGGTGCCCCTCAGAG GCTGCGAAGTGAATATAACTCTGCGGGAGGgcctggagctgcaggggaaGATCGGCACCCCACACTACCCCAGTTACTACTCGCCCAACACACAGTGCACCTGGCACATGACG GTCCCATCCCTCGACTATGGGGTCACCCTGTGGTTTGACGCCTACGCACTCAGCAGACAGAAGCATGACCTGCCCTGTACCCAAGGCCAGTGGATAATTCAGAACAGAAG GTTGTGTGGCCTGCGGACCCTGCAAGCCTACGCTGAGCGGATCCCAGTTACGTCCTCTGCTAACATCACCATCATCTTCACCTCACAGATCTCTTTAACTGGCCCCGGCGTACAGGCAGCTTACAGCCTGTACAACCTATCTGACC CCTGTCCCGGGGAGTTCCTGTGTTTGGTGAACGGCTTGTGCGTCCCAGCTTGTGATGGGATCAAAGATTGCCCCAATGGGCTGGATGAGAGAAACTGTG TTTGCCCTGCAAAGTTCCAGTGCCGCGAGGACAGCACTTGCATTGAGTTCAGCAGGGTCTGCAATCAGCAGCTGGACTGCATCAACGGGAGCGATGAGGAGCAGTGCAGTGAAG GGGTTCCCTGTGGTCCTTTTACCTACCGCTGTGAAGATGGGACCTGTGTGAAGAAACCCAACCCCCTGTGTGACACCACTGCAGATTGCAAGGACCTGTCCGATGAAAAGCGCTGTG actGTGGGCTGCAAGCCTCTCTCAGCAGGATTGTGGGTGGTGCGAATTCTGTGGAAGGGGAATGGCCGTGGCAGGCCAGCCTGCAAGTTCGGGGACGCCACATTTGTGGGGGAACACTCATTGCTGACCGCTGGGTGGTCTCAGCCGCGCACTGCTTCCAGGATGAGAG ACTGGCCTCCGCCTCCATCTGGACCGTTTACTTAggtaaatatttgcaaaatgccACCAGCCACACAGAGGTGTCCTTCAAGGTGATTCGCCTCTTCCTTCACCCTTATTATGAGGAGGACAGCCATGATTATGATGTGGCCTTGCTCCAGCTGGACCATCCTGTTATCACCTCGCCCTTGATCCAGCCCATCTGCTTGCCTGCTCCTTCTCACCTCTTTGAGCCTGGCCTTCATTGCTGGATCACTGGCTGGGGAGCCCTGAAGGAAGGTG GGCACATCAGCAATGTTCTGCAGAAGGTGGACGTTCAGCTTATCCAGCAGGACATCTGCAGCGAGGCCTATCACTACATGATTTCTCCCAGGATGCTGTGTGCTGGGTACCACAAGGGCAAGAAAGATGCCTGCCAG GGTGATTCTGGAGGTCCGCTGGCCTGCAAGGAACCCAGCGGCAGATGGTTTCTGGCTGGTTTGGTCAGCTGGGGAATGGGATGTGCACGTCCAAATCACTATGGAGTGTACACCAGGATCACTcaagtgctgggctggatgaaTCAAACCATGAGCTGA
- the IL2RB gene encoding interleukin-2 receptor subunit beta isoform X1: MLGGCLLSFSVSPVQMKPSLLLLCHLWLFSLTPLSQASDSAQGASSLTCWYDSRAALFCNWNPSRDLVEAPCQLEIISKLAFCDRLFSLPEKFKEHCELPKAEHMTGLRRCIKTFSKNSNTQCFTTADRLTMSVHCQIGENRSIPVQIEDFNPLANIKLRPPGNLRLVSKTENTYNLTWSLNISSHYLDGEREYEVRYRTTSQSWEDAKNFTIRQDQMWVVFQSLSPNLKYEAAVRARPSASSTYKGVWSDWSETILWRTHADQTSRPVLPALIVSTCIFVIIGTAFLINLRTLKWFKKILKIHIPDPEKFFPPLVSVHGGDIQKWLSSPFSTSSYCVNSTTPEISMLEVMQKNDHESQFLLSKGTLTPDPPLETSGHSVSSCFTNQGYFFFHLPNSFEIEPCQVYFTYEPFTQESSGNEDGESYHALPSPDLCTLAEDMPVLSHNFLHCIKETQGFQNSSFMEETEGETQQAIAISGALQSSEGTSPTPVLKQDEKVMDKAALQPAEALCQLNTDFPDPPHLHDSNTIDVMEGSGKAGTQIDPCTPAAYATSSFSQPPPLRQSQEEDPCRTAFSSQVPNTGAYLSLRDLQSQYSHCSV, from the exons ATGTTGGGGGGGTGTCTTCTGTCTTTCAGTGTGTCACCAGTACAGATGAAGCcctctttgctgcttctgtgtcaCCTCTGGCTGTTCAGCCTCACACCTCTCTCACAGGCATCAGACTCAGCACAAG GTGCCTCCAGCCTAACTTGTTGGTATGACTCACGGGCAGCTCTCTTCTGCAACTGGAACCCAAGCAGGGACCTGGTTGAAGCACCATGCCAGCTGGAGATTATATCAAAGTTAGCTTTTTGTGACAG GTTATTTTCCTTACCTGAAAAATTCAAGGAACACTGTGAATTACCCAAGGCAGAACACATGACAGGACTGAGGAGATGCATCAAGACCTTCAGCAAAAACAGTAAT ACTCAATGCTTCACCACTGCAGACCGCCTTACCATGTCTGTCCATTGCCAGATTGGAGAGAATAGGTCTATACCTGTGCAAATAGAAGATTTCAATCCACTTGCAAATA tAAAGCTAAGGCCTCCGGGAAATCTTCGGCTGGTTAGCAAAACCGAAAACACCTACAACTTAACGTGGAGCCTGAATATTTCCTCTCACTATTTGGATGGGGAGCGGGAATATGAAGTGCGGTACCGAACCACGAGTCAGTCCTGGGAG GACGCCAAGAACTTCACCATTAGGCAGGACCAGATGTGGGTGGTGTTCCAGAGCCTCTCCCCCAACTTGAAATACGAGGCAGCTGTCCGTGCAAGGCCGAGTGCCTCAAGTACCTACAAAGGCGTGTGGAGCGACTGGAGCGAGACCATACTGTGGAGAACACATGCTGACC AAACATCCCGGCCGGTCTTGCCAGCTCTTATAGTGAGCACTTGCATCTTTGTGATCATCGGGACTGCCTTCCTTATTAACTTACGGACCCTGAAATG GTTTAAGAAGATCCTGAAGATTCACATCCCAGACCCCGAGAAGTTCTTTCCTCCACTCGTTTCAGTTCACGGAGGTGACATTCAG AAATGGCTCTCCTCTCCATTCTCTACATCTTCCTACTGTGTGAACAGCACAACCCCAGAGATCTCCATGCTCGAGGTGATGCAGAAGAATGACCATGAATCCCAGTTTCTACTTTCCAAGGGAACCCTGACTCCTGATCCTCCCTTAGAAACCAGTGGGCACTCTGTATCCAGCTGCTTCACCAACCAAGGCTACTTCTTCTTCCaccttcccaactcctttgagatTGAGCCCTGTCAGGTCTACTTCACCTATGAGCCTTTTACCCAGGAGAGCAGTGGCAATGAGGATGGCGAGTCCTACCATGCTCTCCCCTCCCCGGACCTCTGCACACTGGCAGAGGACATGCCCGTGTTGTCCCATAATTTCCTTCACTGTATCAAGGAGACCCAGGGCTTCCAAAATAGCTCCTTCATGGAAGAGACAGAAGGTGAAACCCAGCAGGCCATTGCTATTTCTGGGGCTCTCCAGTCAAGTGAAGGCACCTCACCAACACCAGTTCTGAAACAGGATGAGAAGGTGATGGACAAAGCAGCTTTACAACCTGCTGAGGCCCTGTGCCAGCTCAACACTGACTTTCCTGACCCACCACACCTGCATGACAGCAATACTATCGATGTAATGGAGGGGAGTGGGAAGGCAGGCACCCAGATTGACCCCTGTACACCAGCAGCATATGCtacctcttctttctctcagcCTCCACCTCTAAGGCAAAGCCAGGAGGAGGAtccatgcagaacagccttcTCCAGCCAGGTCCCAAACACCGGTGCCTACCTTTCTCTGAGGGACCTCCAAAGCCAGTACAGCCATTGCTCTGTCTAG
- the IL2RB gene encoding interleukin-2 receptor subunit beta isoform X2: MKPSLLLLCHLWLFSLTPLSQASDSAQGASSLTCWYDSRAALFCNWNPSRDLVEAPCQLEIISKLAFCDRLFSLPEKFKEHCELPKAEHMTGLRRCIKTFSKNSNTQCFTTADRLTMSVHCQIGENRSIPVQIEDFNPLANIKLRPPGNLRLVSKTENTYNLTWSLNISSHYLDGEREYEVRYRTTSQSWEDAKNFTIRQDQMWVVFQSLSPNLKYEAAVRARPSASSTYKGVWSDWSETILWRTHADQTSRPVLPALIVSTCIFVIIGTAFLINLRTLKWFKKILKIHIPDPEKFFPPLVSVHGGDIQKWLSSPFSTSSYCVNSTTPEISMLEVMQKNDHESQFLLSKGTLTPDPPLETSGHSVSSCFTNQGYFFFHLPNSFEIEPCQVYFTYEPFTQESSGNEDGESYHALPSPDLCTLAEDMPVLSHNFLHCIKETQGFQNSSFMEETEGETQQAIAISGALQSSEGTSPTPVLKQDEKVMDKAALQPAEALCQLNTDFPDPPHLHDSNTIDVMEGSGKAGTQIDPCTPAAYATSSFSQPPPLRQSQEEDPCRTAFSSQVPNTGAYLSLRDLQSQYSHCSV, from the exons ATGAAGCcctctttgctgcttctgtgtcaCCTCTGGCTGTTCAGCCTCACACCTCTCTCACAGGCATCAGACTCAGCACAAG GTGCCTCCAGCCTAACTTGTTGGTATGACTCACGGGCAGCTCTCTTCTGCAACTGGAACCCAAGCAGGGACCTGGTTGAAGCACCATGCCAGCTGGAGATTATATCAAAGTTAGCTTTTTGTGACAG GTTATTTTCCTTACCTGAAAAATTCAAGGAACACTGTGAATTACCCAAGGCAGAACACATGACAGGACTGAGGAGATGCATCAAGACCTTCAGCAAAAACAGTAAT ACTCAATGCTTCACCACTGCAGACCGCCTTACCATGTCTGTCCATTGCCAGATTGGAGAGAATAGGTCTATACCTGTGCAAATAGAAGATTTCAATCCACTTGCAAATA tAAAGCTAAGGCCTCCGGGAAATCTTCGGCTGGTTAGCAAAACCGAAAACACCTACAACTTAACGTGGAGCCTGAATATTTCCTCTCACTATTTGGATGGGGAGCGGGAATATGAAGTGCGGTACCGAACCACGAGTCAGTCCTGGGAG GACGCCAAGAACTTCACCATTAGGCAGGACCAGATGTGGGTGGTGTTCCAGAGCCTCTCCCCCAACTTGAAATACGAGGCAGCTGTCCGTGCAAGGCCGAGTGCCTCAAGTACCTACAAAGGCGTGTGGAGCGACTGGAGCGAGACCATACTGTGGAGAACACATGCTGACC AAACATCCCGGCCGGTCTTGCCAGCTCTTATAGTGAGCACTTGCATCTTTGTGATCATCGGGACTGCCTTCCTTATTAACTTACGGACCCTGAAATG GTTTAAGAAGATCCTGAAGATTCACATCCCAGACCCCGAGAAGTTCTTTCCTCCACTCGTTTCAGTTCACGGAGGTGACATTCAG AAATGGCTCTCCTCTCCATTCTCTACATCTTCCTACTGTGTGAACAGCACAACCCCAGAGATCTCCATGCTCGAGGTGATGCAGAAGAATGACCATGAATCCCAGTTTCTACTTTCCAAGGGAACCCTGACTCCTGATCCTCCCTTAGAAACCAGTGGGCACTCTGTATCCAGCTGCTTCACCAACCAAGGCTACTTCTTCTTCCaccttcccaactcctttgagatTGAGCCCTGTCAGGTCTACTTCACCTATGAGCCTTTTACCCAGGAGAGCAGTGGCAATGAGGATGGCGAGTCCTACCATGCTCTCCCCTCCCCGGACCTCTGCACACTGGCAGAGGACATGCCCGTGTTGTCCCATAATTTCCTTCACTGTATCAAGGAGACCCAGGGCTTCCAAAATAGCTCCTTCATGGAAGAGACAGAAGGTGAAACCCAGCAGGCCATTGCTATTTCTGGGGCTCTCCAGTCAAGTGAAGGCACCTCACCAACACCAGTTCTGAAACAGGATGAGAAGGTGATGGACAAAGCAGCTTTACAACCTGCTGAGGCCCTGTGCCAGCTCAACACTGACTTTCCTGACCCACCACACCTGCATGACAGCAATACTATCGATGTAATGGAGGGGAGTGGGAAGGCAGGCACCCAGATTGACCCCTGTACACCAGCAGCATATGCtacctcttctttctctcagcCTCCACCTCTAAGGCAAAGCCAGGAGGAGGAtccatgcagaacagccttcTCCAGCCAGGTCCCAAACACCGGTGCCTACCTTTCTCTGAGGGACCTCCAAAGCCAGTACAGCCATTGCTCTGTCTAG
- the TMPRSS6 gene encoding transmembrane protease serine 6 isoform X1, producing MPLMEAEEQEEDANSFSKDGSETNSRDCLRYVPLGIAFLLLAGAAAATWYFLDYRPWHLEPAILQFYSGSLQVLNRQYSPDLGQVESRAFWLESAKLQKMLKELIRATELGRYYNSSTVYAFGEGALTFFFWFALQIPESQQEELTVEKVNTMLHQELSISFNSSGSLSYQTEYKVNPDSLVLLESSVKDIVVLKSTLGCYRYSYVQEDDFLRLEGPDYLASSCLWHLHSLKGYMIKLRLEWTLPDCRDRLAMYDAAGPLEKHLITSIYGCSRQEPVAEVLSSGSVMSIVWKKAMYSYYDPFILSAQAVPLRGCEVNITLREGLELQGKIGTPHYPSYYSPNTQCTWHMTVPSLDYGVTLWFDAYALSRQKHDLPCTQGQWIIQNRRLCGLRTLQAYAERIPVTSSANITIIFTSQISLTGPGVQAAYSLYNLSDPCPGEFLCLVNGLCVPACDGIKDCPNGLDERNCVCPAKFQCREDSTCIEFSRVCNQQLDCINGSDEEQCSEGVPCGPFTYRCEDGTCVKKPNPLCDTTADCKDLSDEKRCDCGLQASLSRIVGGANSVEGEWPWQASLQVRGRHICGGTLIADRWVVSAAHCFQDERLASASIWTVYLGKYLQNATSHTEVSFKVIRLFLHPYYEEDSHDYDVALLQLDHPVITSPLIQPICLPAPSHLFEPGLHCWITGWGALKEGGHISNVLQKVDVQLIQQDICSEAYHYMISPRMLCAGYHKGKKDACQGDSGGPLACKEPSGRWFLAGLVSWGMGCARPNHYGVYTRITQVLGWMNQTMS from the exons ATGCCCCTGATGGAGGCCGAGGAACAGGAGGAAGATGCCAACTCCTTCTCAAAGGACGGATCAGAGACTAACTCCCGTGACTGCCTCCGCTATGTGCCCCTTGGGATAGCCTTTCTTTTGttggctggagctgctgcagcaaccTGGTATTTCCTAG ACTACAGACCGTGGCACCTGGAACCGGCCATCCTGCAGTTTTACTCTGGCAGCCTCCAGGTCCTCAATCGCCAATACTCCCCGGACCTTGGGCAGGTGGAGTCCAGAGCCTTCTGGTTGGAGTCAGCTAAGCTCCAGAAGATG CTGAAGGAACTGATTCGTGCCACAGAGCTGGGTCGATACTACAACTCGAGCACAGTGTATGCCTTTGG GGAGGGGGCTCTGACCTTCTTCTTCTGGTTTGCCCTCCAAATCCCTGAGAGTCAGCAGGAGGAGTTGACTGTTGAGAAGGTAAACACAATGCTCCACCAAGAGCTCTCCATCAGCTTCAACAGTTCGGGCAGCCTGTCCTACCAGACAGAGTACAAGGTCAACCCAGACTCGCTGGTTCTGCTGG AATCCAGTGTGAAAGACATAGTAGTGCTGAAATCCACTCTGG GTTGCTACAGGTACAGCTATGTCCAGGAGGATGACTTCCTAAGGCTGGAGGGCCCTGACTACTTGGCCTCCAGTTGTCTTTGGCACCTCCACAGCCTCAAGGGCTACATGATTAAGCTACGCCTGGAGTGGACTCTCCCAGACTGCAGGGACCGCCTGGCTATGTACGACGCAGCTGGGCCCCTGGAGAAACATCTCATCACCTC GATCTACGGCTGTAGCCGGCAGGAGCCCGTTGCAGAAGTCCTTTCATCCGGCTCTGTCATGTCCATTGTGTGGAAGAAAGCCATGTACAGCTACTACGACCCCTTCATCCTCTCAGCGCAGGCGGTGCCCCTCAGAG GCTGCGAAGTGAATATAACTCTGCGGGAGGgcctggagctgcaggggaaGATCGGCACCCCACACTACCCCAGTTACTACTCGCCCAACACACAGTGCACCTGGCACATGACG GTCCCATCCCTCGACTATGGGGTCACCCTGTGGTTTGACGCCTACGCACTCAGCAGACAGAAGCATGACCTGCCCTGTACCCAAGGCCAGTGGATAATTCAGAACAGAAG GTTGTGTGGCCTGCGGACCCTGCAAGCCTACGCTGAGCGGATCCCAGTTACGTCCTCTGCTAACATCACCATCATCTTCACCTCACAGATCTCTTTAACTGGCCCCGGCGTACAGGCAGCTTACAGCCTGTACAACCTATCTGACC CCTGTCCCGGGGAGTTCCTGTGTTTGGTGAACGGCTTGTGCGTCCCAGCTTGTGATGGGATCAAAGATTGCCCCAATGGGCTGGATGAGAGAAACTGTG TTTGCCCTGCAAAGTTCCAGTGCCGCGAGGACAGCACTTGCATTGAGTTCAGCAGGGTCTGCAATCAGCAGCTGGACTGCATCAACGGGAGCGATGAGGAGCAGTGCAGTGAAG GGGTTCCCTGTGGTCCTTTTACCTACCGCTGTGAAGATGGGACCTGTGTGAAGAAACCCAACCCCCTGTGTGACACCACTGCAGATTGCAAGGACCTGTCCGATGAAAAGCGCTGTG actGTGGGCTGCAAGCCTCTCTCAGCAGGATTGTGGGTGGTGCGAATTCTGTGGAAGGGGAATGGCCGTGGCAGGCCAGCCTGCAAGTTCGGGGACGCCACATTTGTGGGGGAACACTCATTGCTGACCGCTGGGTGGTCTCAGCCGCGCACTGCTTCCAGGATGAGAG ACTGGCCTCCGCCTCCATCTGGACCGTTTACTTAggtaaatatttgcaaaatgccACCAGCCACACAGAGGTGTCCTTCAAGGTGATTCGCCTCTTCCTTCACCCTTATTATGAGGAGGACAGCCATGATTATGATGTGGCCTTGCTCCAGCTGGACCATCCTGTTATCACCTCGCCCTTGATCCAGCCCATCTGCTTGCCTGCTCCTTCTCACCTCTTTGAGCCTGGCCTTCATTGCTGGATCACTGGCTGGGGAGCCCTGAAGGAAGGTG GGCACATCAGCAATGTTCTGCAGAAGGTGGACGTTCAGCTTATCCAGCAGGACATCTGCAGCGAGGCCTATCACTACATGATTTCTCCCAGGATGCTGTGTGCTGGGTACCACAAGGGCAAGAAAGATGCCTGCCAG GGTGATTCTGGAGGTCCGCTGGCCTGCAAGGAACCCAGCGGCAGATGGTTTCTGGCTGGTTTGGTCAGCTGGGGAATGGGATGTGCACGTCCAAATCACTATGGAGTGTACACCAGGATCACTcaagtgctgggctggatgaaTCAAACCATGAGCTGA
- the TMPRSS6 gene encoding transmembrane protease serine 6 isoform X3: MLHQELSISFNSSGSLSYQTEYKVNPDSLVLLESSVKDIVVLKSTLGCYRYSYVQEDDFLRLEGPDYLASSCLWHLHSLKGYMIKLRLEWTLPDCRDRLAMYDAAGPLEKHLITSIYGCSRQEPVAEVLSSGSVMSIVWKKAMYSYYDPFILSAQAVPLRGCEVNITLREGLELQGKIGTPHYPSYYSPNTQCTWHMTVPSLDYGVTLWFDAYALSRQKHDLPCTQGQWIIQNRRLCGLRTLQAYAERIPVTSSANITIIFTSQISLTGPGVQAAYSLYNLSDPCPGEFLCLVNGLCVPACDGIKDCPNGLDERNCVCPAKFQCREDSTCIEFSRVCNQQLDCINGSDEEQCSEGVPCGPFTYRCEDGTCVKKPNPLCDTTADCKDLSDEKRCDCGLQASLSRIVGGANSVEGEWPWQASLQVRGRHICGGTLIADRWVVSAAHCFQDERLASASIWTVYLGKYLQNATSHTEVSFKVIRLFLHPYYEEDSHDYDVALLQLDHPVITSPLIQPICLPAPSHLFEPGLHCWITGWGALKEGGHISNVLQKVDVQLIQQDICSEAYHYMISPRMLCAGYHKGKKDACQGDSGGPLACKEPSGRWFLAGLVSWGMGCARPNHYGVYTRITQVLGWMNQTMS, translated from the exons ATGCTCCACCAAGAGCTCTCCATCAGCTTCAACAGTTCGGGCAGCCTGTCCTACCAGACAGAGTACAAGGTCAACCCAGACTCGCTGGTTCTGCTGG AATCCAGTGTGAAAGACATAGTAGTGCTGAAATCCACTCTGG GTTGCTACAGGTACAGCTATGTCCAGGAGGATGACTTCCTAAGGCTGGAGGGCCCTGACTACTTGGCCTCCAGTTGTCTTTGGCACCTCCACAGCCTCAAGGGCTACATGATTAAGCTACGCCTGGAGTGGACTCTCCCAGACTGCAGGGACCGCCTGGCTATGTACGACGCAGCTGGGCCCCTGGAGAAACATCTCATCACCTC GATCTACGGCTGTAGCCGGCAGGAGCCCGTTGCAGAAGTCCTTTCATCCGGCTCTGTCATGTCCATTGTGTGGAAGAAAGCCATGTACAGCTACTACGACCCCTTCATCCTCTCAGCGCAGGCGGTGCCCCTCAGAG GCTGCGAAGTGAATATAACTCTGCGGGAGGgcctggagctgcaggggaaGATCGGCACCCCACACTACCCCAGTTACTACTCGCCCAACACACAGTGCACCTGGCACATGACG GTCCCATCCCTCGACTATGGGGTCACCCTGTGGTTTGACGCCTACGCACTCAGCAGACAGAAGCATGACCTGCCCTGTACCCAAGGCCAGTGGATAATTCAGAACAGAAG GTTGTGTGGCCTGCGGACCCTGCAAGCCTACGCTGAGCGGATCCCAGTTACGTCCTCTGCTAACATCACCATCATCTTCACCTCACAGATCTCTTTAACTGGCCCCGGCGTACAGGCAGCTTACAGCCTGTACAACCTATCTGACC CCTGTCCCGGGGAGTTCCTGTGTTTGGTGAACGGCTTGTGCGTCCCAGCTTGTGATGGGATCAAAGATTGCCCCAATGGGCTGGATGAGAGAAACTGTG TTTGCCCTGCAAAGTTCCAGTGCCGCGAGGACAGCACTTGCATTGAGTTCAGCAGGGTCTGCAATCAGCAGCTGGACTGCATCAACGGGAGCGATGAGGAGCAGTGCAGTGAAG GGGTTCCCTGTGGTCCTTTTACCTACCGCTGTGAAGATGGGACCTGTGTGAAGAAACCCAACCCCCTGTGTGACACCACTGCAGATTGCAAGGACCTGTCCGATGAAAAGCGCTGTG actGTGGGCTGCAAGCCTCTCTCAGCAGGATTGTGGGTGGTGCGAATTCTGTGGAAGGGGAATGGCCGTGGCAGGCCAGCCTGCAAGTTCGGGGACGCCACATTTGTGGGGGAACACTCATTGCTGACCGCTGGGTGGTCTCAGCCGCGCACTGCTTCCAGGATGAGAG ACTGGCCTCCGCCTCCATCTGGACCGTTTACTTAggtaaatatttgcaaaatgccACCAGCCACACAGAGGTGTCCTTCAAGGTGATTCGCCTCTTCCTTCACCCTTATTATGAGGAGGACAGCCATGATTATGATGTGGCCTTGCTCCAGCTGGACCATCCTGTTATCACCTCGCCCTTGATCCAGCCCATCTGCTTGCCTGCTCCTTCTCACCTCTTTGAGCCTGGCCTTCATTGCTGGATCACTGGCTGGGGAGCCCTGAAGGAAGGTG GGCACATCAGCAATGTTCTGCAGAAGGTGGACGTTCAGCTTATCCAGCAGGACATCTGCAGCGAGGCCTATCACTACATGATTTCTCCCAGGATGCTGTGTGCTGGGTACCACAAGGGCAAGAAAGATGCCTGCCAG GGTGATTCTGGAGGTCCGCTGGCCTGCAAGGAACCCAGCGGCAGATGGTTTCTGGCTGGTTTGGTCAGCTGGGGAATGGGATGTGCACGTCCAAATCACTATGGAGTGTACACCAGGATCACTcaagtgctgggctggatgaaTCAAACCATGAGCTGA